CTCGCCGGTATTGTGGCAGCCGTCCGCGACGGTCCACGAAAGCACGAAGGAAGCGATGCATGCGGCTTGCTGAGAACAGGCAATGACGCGCGACGCGGCGCGTGGATAGAGGCGAATTGTCGCAGGCCGCGAAGGCGTCTTTCAGCCGGTTCCCATTGCCAGAGGCGGCTCTGCGCTATCTCGGAGAATGGACGCTAGGGTGGTCGCGCGGTACAATTAGCCCGATTTTTTTGGCCTGCGCGGCCAGGCGGCCGCATTTCCGGTGCGCATGCGCCGCTTGCGAAGCAGTGAAAGGCAGCAAACAGTCCCGAGAAGGTTGTGATGCGCTCGGCGCGGGCCGCGGCTTTCGAGCGCCGGTTTTCCCCTCATGCTAGGTTACAAGCTATGAACTATTTCGTCGGCAAACTTGCCGTGATTGCAGTGCTGTCCGGTCTTGCCGGCTTCGCGACCCAGGCGTCCGCCGACGTCGTGGGCAATGCAAAGGCCGCAGAGGGCAAGGTCGCGATGTGCATCGGCTGCCACGGCATTCCCGGCTATCGCACGGCTTACCCCGAGGTCTACGAGGTGCCGATGCTGGGCGGTCAGAACGCGCAGTACATTTCCAACGCGCTGCACGCCTACAAGAAGGGCGACCGCCACTTCGACACCATGCGCGCCATCGCGGTGACGCTCTCGGATCAGGATATCGCGGACATCGCCGCCTACTACGCCGCGCAGACGCCGCAGTCGAAGAACAACCCCGACAAGTAACTCACGTTGCCGCGATCGAGCGGGCCGAAGCGCCCGTCGCCGTGTGAGGACGATCCGATGCACGGCAATCCGACAACGCAGGCAGCCATCACTATGCATGGGACCGGATTCTTGGCGCCGCGCCTCGAAAACCGGTCGACAGGAGAATTCATGAAGCCCTATCAGGCACAGTCGCAGGCACAGTCGCAGGCACAGTCTCAAGCATTTCGGTTCAGCTTCAAGGCAGCATGCGCCGCCGCCGCGATCATCGGCTCGTCAGCGTTCGGCACCGCGCACGCAGCGGATGCGGGCAACGGGAAGGTGCTTTCCGAAAGCCACAACTGCGCGGCCTGCCACGGCCCCGGCCTCAACAAGCCGGTGAGCGGCGAATATCCGAAGCTGGCCGGCCAGCATGCGACCTACATCTACTGGGCGCTGCGCCAGTATCAGATGGGCAACGGCAACCCGAACTTCGGGCGCAACAACGCGATCATGGCCGCGCAGGTGCAGAACCTGTCGCAGAGCGACCTGAAGGACATCGCCGCGTATATCGAATCGCTCGATGGCAGTCTCGTGCTGAAGAAGTAAGCGCGTCGCCGCATCGCAGGAAACGAAACACCCCGCTTTCGCGGGGTGTTTTCGTTTGTGCGCGTGGTGCGTCGGGGCTCAGTCGCGCGTCAGTCGCGCGATGCCCGCCGCTCAATGAGCGCGAGATACGCGTCCGTATCCGGCGGCGTGTTGCTGCGCTGTGCTTCCCAGATGACCTGACCGAGGCATTCCATGATGGCGTGCTGCGCGTCGTGCGGCGAGCCGAGCCGCGCGACGAGCTTATCGTGCGCGCGGCGAATGCCCGGCGGCTGGTCGATCGACAACTGCTCGCTGATGGCGAGATGCATCGACAGGTGCAGGAACGGATTGGTGCGGCCCGCGTCGGGCGAATAGTCGGCCTGCCGCGCGTCGGGGTCCGCGAGTTCGGCCTGATACTCGGGATGCTCGCGGATCCAGTCGGCGGCCATGCTTTCGAGCGGCGTCAGGATTTCGCCCGCGCGCTCCTTGCGCCACGTCTCGGTGAAGAACTGGCGGACTTCGTCGCGGCTAGGGTTGAACATGAGAGTGAAGTTCGGCTCGGGAATTCGTCATTGTAGATCGCGGCGGCATGTCGGTGCTCGGCCCGCAGGCGACGTGTCACTCGGCAGGCGCCGGCGTCTTCGGCCGATACTCGCACAGCGGCTCAATCGCGCAATGCCAGCACTCCGGCACGCGCGCCTTGCAGACGTATCGGCCGTGCAGGATGAGCCAGTGATGCGCGTCCTGGATGAACTCCTTGGGCACATGCTTTTCGAGCGCCGCTTCCACCGCGCGCACGTCCTTGCCGGGCGCGATGCCCGTGCGATTCGCGACGCGAAAGATATGCGTGTCCACCGCGATCGTCGGTTGCCCGAACGCAATGTTCAGCACGACATTCGCTGTCTTGCGTCCGACGCCCGGCAGCCCTTCGAGCGCCTCGCGATTGTCCGGCACTTGTCCGCCGTATTGTTCGACGAGCATGCGGCACGTCGCGATCACGTTCTTCGCTTTCGTTCGATAAAGCCCGATCGTGCGGATGTATTCCGTCACGCCTTCTTCGCCGAGCGCGAGCACCTTTTCGGGCGTATTCGCCACTGGAAACATCTTGCGCATGGCCTTGTTGACGGAGACATCGGTGGCTTGCGCCGATAGCATCACGGCAATCAGCAGTTCGAACGGTGTCGTGTATTCGAGCTCGGTCTTCGGATGCGGATCGATGCTTTGCAGCGTCTCGAAGATGGCGCGGCGCTTCTTCGCGTTCATTGCGTCGTGTCTGAATCCGTCTCGTTTGGATCGCCGCCTGCATCGCTCGCTCCGCTCGCTTGTTCGGCGAAGCCGAGGCGTTTGCGGCGTGCTTCGGCGGCGTCGATCTGCGCCTGAACGGCGGCGCTGACGTGCTCCGTATTCTTCGGACCTGCGCCCAGTTTGGCCATTTCTTCTTTCTTCTTGCGCGCGCGTTCGAGCGCGGCCTGAATGATGGCGCGTTTCTTCGCTTCAGGGTCTTCCGTCGATGCGGACGGCATAGCCGATGCCGCAGCGGCCGCTGTCTGCGCCGCGCGCGACGCCTGCCGCG
The Caballeronia sp. M1242 DNA segment above includes these coding regions:
- a CDS encoding c-type cytochrome yields the protein MNYFVGKLAVIAVLSGLAGFATQASADVVGNAKAAEGKVAMCIGCHGIPGYRTAYPEVYEVPMLGGQNAQYISNALHAYKKGDRHFDTMRAIAVTLSDQDIADIAAYYAAQTPQSKNNPDK
- a CDS encoding c-type cytochrome, encoding MKPYQAQSQAQSQAQSQAFRFSFKAACAAAAIIGSSAFGTAHAADAGNGKVLSESHNCAACHGPGLNKPVSGEYPKLAGQHATYIYWALRQYQMGNGNPNFGRNNAIMAAQVQNLSQSDLKDIAAYIESLDGSLVLKK
- a CDS encoding DUF1841 family protein yields the protein MFNPSRDEVRQFFTETWRKERAGEILTPLESMAADWIREHPEYQAELADPDARQADYSPDAGRTNPFLHLSMHLAISEQLSIDQPPGIRRAHDKLVARLGSPHDAQHAIMECLGQVIWEAQRSNTPPDTDAYLALIERRASRD
- the nth gene encoding endonuclease III yields the protein MNAKKRRAIFETLQSIDPHPKTELEYTTPFELLIAVMLSAQATDVSVNKAMRKMFPVANTPEKVLALGEEGVTEYIRTIGLYRTKAKNVIATCRMLVEQYGGQVPDNREALEGLPGVGRKTANVVLNIAFGQPTIAVDTHIFRVANRTGIAPGKDVRAVEAALEKHVPKEFIQDAHHWLILHGRYVCKARVPECWHCAIEPLCEYRPKTPAPAE